From the genome of Populus alba chromosome 10, ASM523922v2, whole genome shotgun sequence, one region includes:
- the LOC118037062 gene encoding 1-deoxy-D-xylulose-5-phosphate synthase 1, chloroplastic, with amino-acid sequence MALSAFSFPAHVNSVTSLEHPQKFSLLSSHFLWRTDLLPQSLYKINQIHVKKRANGICASLSERGEYHSQRPPTPLLDTINYPIHMKNLSVKELKQLADELRSDVIFNVSKTGGHLGSSLGVVELTVALHYVFNAPQDKILWDVGHQSYPHKILTGRRDKMHTIRQTNGLAGFTKRSESEYDCFGTGHSSTTISAGLGMAVGRDLKGGTNKVVAVIGDGAMTAGQAYEAMNNAGYLDSDMIVILNDNKQVSLPTASLDGPIPPVGALSSALSRLQSNRPLRELREVAKGVTKQIGGPMHELAAKVDEYARGMISGSGSTLFEELGLYYIGPVDGHNIDDLIAILKEVKSTKTTGPVLIHVVTEKGRGYPFAERAADKYHGVAKFDPATGKQFKASPSTQSYTTYFAEALTAEAEADKDIVAIHAAMGGGTGLNLFLRRFPTRCFDVGIAEQHAVTFAAGLACEGLKPFCAIYSSFLQRAYDQVVHDVDLQKLPVRFAMDRAGLVGADGPTHCGAFDVTFMACLPNMVVMAPSDEAELFHMVATAAAIDDRPSCFRYPRGNGVGVQLPPGNKGVPLEVGKGRMLIEGERVALLGYGTAVQSCLAAASLVERHGIRLTVADARFCKPLDHALIRSLAKSHEILITVEEGSIGGFGSHVVQFLALDGLLDGKLKWRPVVLPDRYIDHGSPADQLVEAGLTPSHIAATVFNILGQRREALEIMSS; translated from the exons ATGGCCCTCTCTGCATTTTCTTTCCCTGCTCATGTCAATAGCGTCACAAGTTTAGAGCACCCTCAAAAGTTTAGTCTTCTGTCTTCTCATTTCTTATGGAGAACAGATCTGCTGCCCCAATCTTTATACAAGATCAATCAG ATACATGTCAAGAAAAGGGCAAATGGGATTTGTGCATCACTATCAGAAAGAGGAGAGTATCATTCACAGAGACCTCCAACGCCTCTCTTGGACACCATAAACTATCCAATTCACATGAAAAATCTATCTGTCAAG GAGCTAAAACAACTAGCAGATGAGTTGCGGTCCGATGTTATCTTCAATGTTTCTAAAACTGGGGGTCACTTAGGCTCTAGCCTTGGTGTTGTGGAGCTTACTGTGGCTCTTCACTATGTTTTCAATGCCCCTCAAGACAAGATACTATGGGATGTTGGCCATCAG TCTTACCCTCACAAGATCCTGACTGGGAGAAGAGACAAGATGCATACAATAAGACAGACTAATGGATTAGCTGGTTTTACAAAGCGGTCAGAGAGTGAATATGATTGTTTTGGCACTGGTCATAGCTCTACCACCATTTCGGCTGGCTTGG GAATGGCTGTGGGGAGAGATTTAAAAGGAGGAACGAACAAGGTAGTCGCCGTTATAGGTGATGGAGCCATGACAGCAGGACAAGCTTATGAAGCGATGAACAATGCAGGGTACCTAGACTCTGATATGATTGTTATTCTTAATGACAACAAACAAGTTTCTTTACCAACTGCCAGCTTAGATGGGCCGATACCACCTGTAGGAGCCTTGAGCAGTGCTCTCAGTAGGCTGCAATCAAACAGGCCTCTCAGAGAACTAAGGGAGGTTGCTAAG GGAGTTACAAAACAAATTGGGGGACCAATGCATGAATTGGCAGCAAAGGTTGATGAATATGCTCGTGGAATGATCAGTGGTTCTGGATCAACCCTCTTTGAAGAGCTTGGTCTCTATTATATTGGCCCTGTTGACGGGCACAATATCGATGATCTTATTGCCATTCTAAAAGAGGTTAAGAGTACAAAAACAACAGGTCCAGTCCTGATTCATGTTGTCACTGAGAAAGGTCGAGGGTATCCATTTGCCGAGAGAGCTGCTGACAAGTACCATG GAGTGGCCAAGTTTGATCCTGCAACTGGAAAGCAGTTCAAGGCAAGTCCTAGCACACAGTCTTACACAACATATTTTGCAGAGGCTTTAACTGCAGAAGCAGAGGCAGACAAAGATATTGTTGCAATTCATGCTGCCATGGGAGGAGGGACAGGCTTAAATCTCTTCCTTCGCCGTTTTCCAACAAGATGTTTTGATGTGGGGATAGCAGAACAGCATGCTGTTACTTTTGCTGCAGGACTTGCCTGTGAAGGTCTTAAACCTTTTTGTGCAATCTACTCGTCTTTCTTGCAGAGGGCATATGACCAG GTGGTACATGATGTGGATTTGCAGAAACTTCCAGTAAGATTTGCAATGGACAGAGCTGGGCTGGTTGGAGCAGATGGTCCCACACATTGTGGAGCTTTTGATGTCACTTTCATGGCATGCCTCCCCAACATGGTGGTTATGGCTCCTTCCGATGAGGCAGAGCTTTTCCACATGGTTGCTACTGCTGCTGCTATAGATGATCGTCCTAGTTGTTTCCGCTATCCAAGAGGTAATGGTGTTGGTGTTCAGCTGCCACCAGGAAACAAAGGCGTTCCTCTTGAG GTTGGAAAGGGCAGGATGCTGATTGAAGGGGAGAGAGTGGCACTCTTAGGTTATGGTACAGCAGTCCAGAGCTGTTTAGCTGCTGCCTCTTTAGTAGAACGCCATGGTATTCGTCTGACAGTTGCAGATGCCAGGTTCTGCAAGCCGTTGGATCATGCCCTTATTCGCAGCCTAGCGAAATCACATGAGATTTTGATTACAGTGGAAGAAGGATCAATTGGGGGCTTTGGGTCTCATGTTGTTCAATTTCTGGCCCTTGACGGTCTTCTTGATGGCAAACTAAAG TGGCGACCAGTTGTTCTTCCTGATAGGTACATTGACCATGGATCACCAGCTGATCAGTTGGTAGAAGCTGGTCTCACACCATCTCACATTGCAGCAACAGTATTCAATATTCTTGGACAAAGAAGAGAGGCTCTGGAGATTATGTCATCgtaa